Proteins found in one Oreochromis niloticus isolate F11D_XX linkage group LG22, O_niloticus_UMD_NMBU, whole genome shotgun sequence genomic segment:
- the dgat1a gene encoding diacylglycerol O-acyltransferase 1a isoform X2: MSETAETRGPVTRRRRTTITSTKQTKRQDAGEKAPPCSAKEKTADKVQKHASNNGNVEKEMGKSAQQQQQQLTNSPKKQRSAVEDINDRLRCHNLQESLLSSASGYSNYRGILNWCVVMLVLSNARLFLENIIKYGILVDPIQVVSLFLKDPYSWPAACLIIVSNVFILAALYTERRLAVGTISETTGMILHLFNLTSLLIFPSASILTVTSITPVGGVLSLGTYTVLFLKLYSYMDSNKWCREIRHAKAKRMTRSYSCPIVAQSNGSAINTNVSYPGNLTHRDMYYFIFAPTLCYQLNFPRSPRIRKRFLIRRLFEMLFLMQLLVGLIQQWMVPSVQNSMKPFQEMDFSRMVERLLKLAVPNHLIWLIFFYWFFHSSLNFVAELLQFGDREFYRDWWNSETVTYFWANWNIPVHKWCLRHFYKPMLRKGVNKFLAQTAVFLASAFFHEYLVSVPLKMFRLWAFMGMMAQVPLAWFVSRFLNGNYGNAAVWMSLIIGQPIAVLMYVHDYYVIHYGSTT; this comes from the exons ATGAGCGAAACAGCCGAGACGAGAGGGCCCGTAACCCGCCGGAGGAGGACAACCATCACCAGCACCAAGCAAACCAAGAGGCAAGACGCAGGGGAAAAAGCTCCACCGTGTTCCGCTAAAGAGAAAACCGCAGACAAGGTCCAGAAGCATGCGAGCAACAACGGCAATGTGGAGAAAGAAATGGGGAAGTcagcgcagcagcagcagcagcagctcacaaACAGTCCGAAGAAACAGAGGAGTGCGGTAGAAGATATCAACGACAGGCTCAG gTGTCACAATCTACAGGAGTCTCTCTTGAGCTCAGCCAGCGGCTACAGCAACTACAGAGGAATCCTCAACTGGTGTGTTGTCATGCTG GTGCTGAGTAATGCACGACTTTTCTTAGAGAACATTATAAA GTATGGCATCTTGGTAGACCCTATCCAAGTAGTGTCCCTCTTCTTAAAGGACCCCTATAGCTGGCCAGCAGCATGCCTAATCATTG tgtCCAATGTGTTCATCTTAGCAGCCTTGTACACAGAGCGGCGTCTGGCTGTG GGTACAATCTCCGAAACTACAGGGATGATTCTTCACTTGTTCAATCTGACATCCTTGTTAATCTTTCCTTCAGCCTCAATACTCACTGTGACCTCCATCACACCAG tgGGTGGTGTGCTCTCCTTAGGCACCTACACAGTGCTGTTTCTCAAGCTGTACTCCTACATGGACTCCAACAAGTGGTGCAGAGAAATCAGACATGCCAAAGCTAAAAGAATGACACGATCATATTCAT GTCCAATTGTGGCACAGTCCAACGGGTCAGCGATTAACACCAATGTCTCCTACCCAGGcaacctcacacacagag ACATGTACTATTTCATCTTTGCACCAACTCTCTGCTACCAGCTCAACTTCCCACGGTCTCCACGGATACGCAAAAGGTTTCTGATCAGAAGACTTTTTGAAATG CTTTTCCTCATGCAGTTGTTGGTGGGATTAATACAGCAG TGGATGGTCCCAAGTGTTCAGAACTCAATGAAACCGTTCCAG GAAATGGACTTTTCTAGAATGGTGGAGCggctgctgaaactagct GTTCCTAACCATCTAATATGGTTAATATTCTTCTATTGGTTTTTCCATTCCTCTCTGAACTTTGTGGCAGAGCTGCTGCAGTTTGGAGACCGGGAGTTCTACAGGGACTGGTG GAACTCTGAGACTGTCACATACTTCTGGGCCAACTGGAACATCCCAGTGCACAAGTGGTGCCTGAG ACATTTCTACAAGCCAATGTTGAGGAAGGGGGTGAACAAATTTCTGGCTCAGACTGCTGTTTTTCTGGCTTCTGCCTTTTTCCATGAG TACCTGGTGAGTGTTCCCCTCAAGATGTTTAGACTGTGGGCATTCATGGGAATGATGGCTCAG GTTCCTCTGGCTTGGTTCGTAAGTCGCTTCCTGAACGGAAACTACGGCAACGCGGCCGTGTGGATGTCACTCATCATTGGACAGCCCATCGCCGTGTTGATGTACGTCCATGACTACTATGTCATTCATTACGGGAGCACTACATAA
- the zgc:63863 gene encoding LOW QUALITY PROTEIN: TBC1 domain family member 20 (The sequence of the model RefSeq protein was modified relative to this genomic sequence to represent the inferred CDS: inserted 1 base in 1 codon), which translates to MKRLKRKKQNGGVVVNGNGSFTREPGCGRKQKLAEIHQALISDPVDIETLRRAAVSKGGLLTDELRRKVWPKLLNINIYDLPHKPGRDVRENHKDYNQVVLDVRRSMKRFPKGMPATERAVLQEQLIDIILKVLKRNTQLHYYQGYHDVAVTLLLVVGERMAIALLDTLSNYHLRDFMDPTMDSTKHILNYLMPILEQVDLELHDFMIRAEVGTIFALSWLITWYGHVLSEFKHTLRLYDFFLASHPLMPIYLAATIVLHREKEVKQTECDMAMVHHLLSRIPQDLPYELLIGRAQDLFEKYPPSLLAKRAALQSRKSLSISTFQAFQLSTLHQRPDSVLQRLTKAQGSTTSRHGLEAALPGDRGQLWRRGNRMVKMAVWGXSATLGAAVFAVAQTAMDWGPEALLQLF; encoded by the exons ATGAAAAGACTCAAGAGGAAGAAACAGAACGGCGGAGTTGTGGTGAATGGGAATGGATCTTTCACAAGAG AGCCAGGTTGTGGGAGGAAGCAGAAGCTGGCTGAGATCCATCAGGCTTTGATCAG TGATCCAGTGGACATTGAGACCTTGAGGAGAGCGGCAGTCAGTAAAGGAGGACTGCTCACTGATGAGCTAAGGAGAAAAGTATGGCCCAAACTACTGAACATAAACATCTATGATCTACCACATAAACCTG GTCGAGATGTGAGGGAGAACCACAAAGACTACAACCAAGTAGTCCTTGATGTCAGGAGGTCGATGAAGCGTTTTCCGAaag GTATGCCAGCCACGGAGAGAGCAGTGCTTCAGGAGCAGCTCATCGACATCATACTGAAGGTTTTGAAGCGAAACACTCAGCTGCACTACTACCAAGGCTACCATGATGTGGCCGTCACTCTGCTGCTGGTAGTTGGGGAACGAATGGCCATCGCCTTGTTGGACACACTGTCTAATTATCACCTCAG GGACTTCATGGATCCTACCATGGACAGcaccaaacacattttaaactaTCTGATGCCAATTTTGGAGCAGGTTGATTTGGAACTGCATGACTTCATGATCAG AGCGGAGGTTGGAACCATCTTTGCACTTTCCTGGCTCATCACATGGTACGGCCATGTTCTCTCAGAGTTCAAGCATACCCTGAGACTGTACGACTTTTTCCTGGCCTCACATCCCCTGATGCCCATCTACCTCGCTGCTACG ATTGTGTTGCACAGAGAAAAGGAGGTGAAGCAGACAGAGTGTGACATGGCCATGGTCCACCACCTCCTCTCTCGTATCCCCCAGGATCTCCCATACGAGCTTCTGATTGGCCGGGCACAGGACCTGTTCGAGAAGTACCCTCCATCATTACTGGCCAAGCGGGCAGCACTGCAGTCTCGCAAGAG CCTGTCCATCAGCACCTTCCAGGCATTTCAGCTCTCCACCCTCCACCAGAGGCCGGACTCTGTTCTCCAGCGTCTCACAAAGGCCCAGGGCTCCACCACCTCCAGACACG GCCTGGAAGCTGCGTTGCCCGGGGACCGAGGCCAGCTGTGGAGGAGGGGAAACAGGATGGTGAAGATGGCAGTGTGGG TGTCCGCGACACTCGGGGCAGCCGTGTTCGCTGTGGCTCAGACCGCCATGGACTGGGGACCTGAGGCATTACTTCAACTGTTCTGa
- the cfap20 gene encoding cilia- and flagella-associated protein 20 isoform X2, producing the protein MFKNTFQSGFLSILYSIGSKPLQIWDKKVRNGHIKRVSDNDIHSNVLEIEGTNVSTTYITCPADPKKTLGIKLPFLVMIIKNLKKYFTFEVQVLDDKNVRRRFRASNYQSTTRVKPFICTMPMRLDDGWNQIQFNLSDFTRRAYGTNYTETLRVQIHANCRIRRVYFSDRLYSEDELPAEFKLYLPVQNQKAK; encoded by the exons ATGTTTAAGAACACATTCCAGAGCGGTTTTTTGTCTATTTTATATAGTATCGGCAGCAAACCTCTCCAGATATGGGACAAAAAG GTGAGAAACGGTCACATAAAGAGAGTCTCGGACAATGACATACATTCAAATGTGCTGGAGATTGAGGGAACAAATGTCAG CACCACCTACATAACATGCCCCGCAGACCCCAAGAAGACCCTGGGGATCAAACTCCCCTTTTTGGTGATGATCATTAAAAACCTCAAGAAATACTTCACCTTTGAGGTCCAG GTTCTGGATGATAAAAATGTTCGCCGGCGGTTTCGAGCGAGTAATTATCAGAGCACGACGAGGGTGAAGCCCTTCATCTGCACCATGCCCATGAGGCTCGATGACGGCTGGAACCAGATTCAGTTCAACCTGTCCGACTTCACCAGGAGGGCTTATGGAACCAATTACACAGAGACGCTACGTGTACAG ATTCATGCTAACTGTCGGATAAGGAGGGTGTATTTCTCCGACAGACTGTACTCTGAGGATGAGCTTCCAGCTGAGTTTAAACTCTACCTGCCTGTCCAGAATCAGAAGGCCAAG TAG
- the cfap20 gene encoding cilia- and flagella-associated protein 20 isoform X1, with translation MFKNTFQSGFLSILYSIGSKPLQIWDKKVRNGHIKRVSDNDIHSNVLEIEGTNVSTTYITCPADPKKTLGIKLPFLVMIIKNLKKYFTFEVQVLDDKNVRRRFRASNYQSTTRVKPFICTMPMRLDDGWNQIQFNLSDFTRRAYGTNYTETLRVQIHANCRIRRVYFSDRLYSEDELPAEFKLYLPVQNQKAKQ, from the exons ATGTTTAAGAACACATTCCAGAGCGGTTTTTTGTCTATTTTATATAGTATCGGCAGCAAACCTCTCCAGATATGGGACAAAAAG GTGAGAAACGGTCACATAAAGAGAGTCTCGGACAATGACATACATTCAAATGTGCTGGAGATTGAGGGAACAAATGTCAG CACCACCTACATAACATGCCCCGCAGACCCCAAGAAGACCCTGGGGATCAAACTCCCCTTTTTGGTGATGATCATTAAAAACCTCAAGAAATACTTCACCTTTGAGGTCCAG GTTCTGGATGATAAAAATGTTCGCCGGCGGTTTCGAGCGAGTAATTATCAGAGCACGACGAGGGTGAAGCCCTTCATCTGCACCATGCCCATGAGGCTCGATGACGGCTGGAACCAGATTCAGTTCAACCTGTCCGACTTCACCAGGAGGGCTTATGGAACCAATTACACAGAGACGCTACGTGTACAG ATTCATGCTAACTGTCGGATAAGGAGGGTGTATTTCTCCGACAGACTGTACTCTGAGGATGAGCTTCCAGCTGAGTTTAAACTCTACCTGCCTGTCCAGAATCAGAAGGCCAAG CAGTAG
- the dgat1a gene encoding diacylglycerol O-acyltransferase 1a isoform X1 codes for MLPQVQIRAHAAGGRASCCCLFSSCCEVTEGQTSGGQFDQQCRAGRNCVTEAAEMSETAETRGPVTRRRRTTITSTKQTKRQDAGEKAPPCSAKEKTADKVQKHASNNGNVEKEMGKSAQQQQQQLTNSPKKQRSAVEDINDRLRCHNLQESLLSSASGYSNYRGILNWCVVMLVLSNARLFLENIIKYGILVDPIQVVSLFLKDPYSWPAACLIIVSNVFILAALYTERRLAVGTISETTGMILHLFNLTSLLIFPSASILTVTSITPVGGVLSLGTYTVLFLKLYSYMDSNKWCREIRHAKAKRMTRSYSCPIVAQSNGSAINTNVSYPGNLTHRDMYYFIFAPTLCYQLNFPRSPRIRKRFLIRRLFEMLFLMQLLVGLIQQWMVPSVQNSMKPFQEMDFSRMVERLLKLAVPNHLIWLIFFYWFFHSSLNFVAELLQFGDREFYRDWWNSETVTYFWANWNIPVHKWCLRHFYKPMLRKGVNKFLAQTAVFLASAFFHEYLVSVPLKMFRLWAFMGMMAQVPLAWFVSRFLNGNYGNAAVWMSLIIGQPIAVLMYVHDYYVIHYGSTT; via the exons atgcTGCCACAAGTACAGATACG CGCTCACGCTGCAGGAGGAAGAGCgtcctgctgctgtttgttcagCTCCTGTTGTGAAGTTACTGAGGGACAAACTAGCGGCGGGCAGTTTGACCAACAATGTCGAGCAGGTAGGAACTGCGTGACTGAAGCCGCTGAAATGAGCGAAACAGCCGAGACGAGAGGGCCCGTAACCCGCCGGAGGAGGACAACCATCACCAGCACCAAGCAAACCAAGAGGCAAGACGCAGGGGAAAAAGCTCCACCGTGTTCCGCTAAAGAGAAAACCGCAGACAAGGTCCAGAAGCATGCGAGCAACAACGGCAATGTGGAGAAAGAAATGGGGAAGTcagcgcagcagcagcagcagcagctcacaaACAGTCCGAAGAAACAGAGGAGTGCGGTAGAAGATATCAACGACAGGCTCAG gTGTCACAATCTACAGGAGTCTCTCTTGAGCTCAGCCAGCGGCTACAGCAACTACAGAGGAATCCTCAACTGGTGTGTTGTCATGCTG GTGCTGAGTAATGCACGACTTTTCTTAGAGAACATTATAAA GTATGGCATCTTGGTAGACCCTATCCAAGTAGTGTCCCTCTTCTTAAAGGACCCCTATAGCTGGCCAGCAGCATGCCTAATCATTG tgtCCAATGTGTTCATCTTAGCAGCCTTGTACACAGAGCGGCGTCTGGCTGTG GGTACAATCTCCGAAACTACAGGGATGATTCTTCACTTGTTCAATCTGACATCCTTGTTAATCTTTCCTTCAGCCTCAATACTCACTGTGACCTCCATCACACCAG tgGGTGGTGTGCTCTCCTTAGGCACCTACACAGTGCTGTTTCTCAAGCTGTACTCCTACATGGACTCCAACAAGTGGTGCAGAGAAATCAGACATGCCAAAGCTAAAAGAATGACACGATCATATTCAT GTCCAATTGTGGCACAGTCCAACGGGTCAGCGATTAACACCAATGTCTCCTACCCAGGcaacctcacacacagag ACATGTACTATTTCATCTTTGCACCAACTCTCTGCTACCAGCTCAACTTCCCACGGTCTCCACGGATACGCAAAAGGTTTCTGATCAGAAGACTTTTTGAAATG CTTTTCCTCATGCAGTTGTTGGTGGGATTAATACAGCAG TGGATGGTCCCAAGTGTTCAGAACTCAATGAAACCGTTCCAG GAAATGGACTTTTCTAGAATGGTGGAGCggctgctgaaactagct GTTCCTAACCATCTAATATGGTTAATATTCTTCTATTGGTTTTTCCATTCCTCTCTGAACTTTGTGGCAGAGCTGCTGCAGTTTGGAGACCGGGAGTTCTACAGGGACTGGTG GAACTCTGAGACTGTCACATACTTCTGGGCCAACTGGAACATCCCAGTGCACAAGTGGTGCCTGAG ACATTTCTACAAGCCAATGTTGAGGAAGGGGGTGAACAAATTTCTGGCTCAGACTGCTGTTTTTCTGGCTTCTGCCTTTTTCCATGAG TACCTGGTGAGTGTTCCCCTCAAGATGTTTAGACTGTGGGCATTCATGGGAATGATGGCTCAG GTTCCTCTGGCTTGGTTCGTAAGTCGCTTCCTGAACGGAAACTACGGCAACGCGGCCGTGTGGATGTCACTCATCATTGGACAGCCCATCGCCGTGTTGATGTACGTCCATGACTACTATGTCATTCATTACGGGAGCACTACATAA